DNA sequence from the Streptomyces sp. NBC_01497 genome:
TCGCCCGGTTCGGCCTCGTAGCACGCGGAGACCCGGTCCGCGGCGGGCTCGTAGGTCTGCAGGAGCGCCACCGGGATCCCGTCGCGATGGACGAGATGGGCGTGGTGGGTCGTCAGGGTCGCCATGTGGGCGTAGATGTCACGGACGCCGTCGCGGGTCGTGCCGCGCATGCCCCAGAACCGTGCGCGCTCCTGGTCGACCCAGGAGTGGAGGAGGCCCGCGTCCCGCTCGGGGTCGACGGGCGCGACGCGGACGGTGCCGAATCCGGCGACCTCGCGCTCGTAAGGGCCACGCGGTCCTGCCGCAAACGTGAGGGGCACGGGTGGAGCGGGCGGGGTCACGCTGCTCTCCTTCGTCAGCAGGGCCCAGTCGGTGGTGACGGGGACGAGGTCGCCGCGCAGCCACAACGGCAGCTGGTCGCGGTGGTGTGCGCTGCCCGGCACGCCAGAGGTGCCGAACGGCACGATCCAGCGGCTGTCGTCGCGCCGGTGCAGATCCCAGACGTAACGGGCGGCCGGGCCGCGTGCGCTGAGGTCGGTGAGGCCGGGGACGCTGGAGGTGGACAGGACGCAGTCGTGGTCGCCCCCGAGCCCCGGCAGGTCCTTGTCTGTCACGTCCGGCAGCGCCTGCCAGCAGACGAGCCGGTGGGTGTCGCCCCAGAGCGGCTCCGAGGGTGTCTCCGCACCGTCAGCCGCTGCCGCCGAGCCGCCGATGTCCGACGGCGTGCCGGTGTGTCCGCCCGTGCCGCCGCTTGCGGCCACGGCCTCCAGCGCCTCGGCGACCAGCGCGGAACGGTCCCGCGGCGGCAGGAGATCGCTGGTCAGCAGCGACTCCAGGGCGTACGCGACGCGCGGCACGAGCTCCAGCCAGGGGGCGAACGGCTCGGGATACGTGGGGATGCCGGCCAGCGGCGCGAGGCGGGGGTGCGCGGCGACCCGCCGTACGACGTCCGCTCGCACCCGGGCGTAGGCGGCCGCTTTGCTGCTCCCGGCGTCCATTCTGCCGCCCCAGTCGAGGAGTTGGCCGCGCAGCGCGCTCGCCCCCTCGGAGAGCGCACGCGTCCCCGGCTCTGCCGCGTCGGGGTCCCTCGCGGTGGAGAGCGCGGCGACGGCGGTCAGCAGGGGAGCGGCCGAGGCCAGGAGTGTGTCGGTGTGGATCGCCGCCATGTGCTCCACCGCCCAACCGCCGGCCGGTGTGTCCCGGAGCAGTTCACGGATCCGGCGGTCCCGGTGCGGTGCGGCGAACTCGATCCCCAACGGGGTCGCGATTCCCCGTGCGTTGGCCATGACGGCCGGACCGGTGACCGTTGCCCGTGGAGTCGGCTCCAGAGCGTCCCGCCACGCGTGGCGCGCGTCGTGGGCGACCACCACGCCGAGCCGCGCCGCCCGGTCGCGTACGGGGACGGCGCCCGCCACCCGGTGCAGGAGCCCGCCCGTCGTGTCCGCGGCCTGGACGACGTTGACGGGCTCGACCCAGTCGTCCAGCGCCCGGTCGACGTCGGCGACGCACCGGGCGCGCAGCAGGGCGGGCAGCGCGCGGAAACCGAGGTCCGCGCGGACGCGCGGCAGATGACGCAGGCTCACAGCTGTCGACTCCACCGGCCCGTCCGGGTGCGCGCGGGCGGGCCCGTCGGAGTGCGCGACGCCCGGTCCCTCCGGACGCGCGAAGGCGCGTCCATCCGGAGAGGCGAGGTCCGGTCCGTCCGGGCTGTCCGGTCCGCTCGGTCGGTTCGCTCCCTGAGGTCGGTCCGGTCCCTCGGGTCCGTCCGGCCCGCCGCGACGATTGTCCGCAGGCGCGTCCAGGATCACCGGACCGCGCTCCGTCTCCACCACGTCGACCTCCACCGGCGCGGCTCCGGCCACCTCGATCACCTCGGTGTGGCAGTGCGCCGGGGTCCAGCCGTCGGGTCCGAGGGCCTGGACACCCGTGGGGCCGCCGTGTCGCAGGCGCTCGCGGTACAGGTCCTGGTAGTCCGCCATCGAGTTGGTGATCGACCAGGCGACGGAGCCGGTGTGAGCGAAGTGCGCGATCCCCGGCACGCCCGGCACGGCGAGGCCCACCACGTCGTACTCGGGGCAGGCGAGCCGCACCTGCTGGTAGACACCGGGTGCCTCGATGAACCGGTGCGGGTCGCCGGCGAGCAGGGCGGAGCCCGTCGCCGTACGGTCGCCCGGCACCAGCCAGCCGTTGCTGCCGGCCGTTCCGGGCCCGTCCGTCGCGAACAGCGTGACGGCGTCCTCGCCCAGCCGCCCGGCGGCCTCGGTGCGCCAGAGCTTGGCGGGAAAGCCGGCGAACAGGATGTGGGCGGACAGCCAGATCCCGAGGGGCGTCCAGGGGTGCCAGCGCCCCGGCTCCAGTGCGACCGAGGCGAACTCCGGTGTGGCGCGGGCGCCTTCCGCCAGCCCGGCGTTGACGCCCGCCGCGTAGGCGCTGACCCACGCGGCCGTGTCCTGATCGAGTGCGGCGAAGCACCGGCGTGCGGTTTCGGCCAGCCGCGCACGCCGAACGAAACGGTCCCACGCGACGGCGGACGGTCCGAGGAACGAGGCGGACGTCCCCTCCACGCGATGCCGCTCGACCTCCAGTTGCCAGGCCCGGTCGCGAGCGGTCACCAGCCCCTGGCCGTGCGCGAGCGACTCGTGGCTCTCCGCCCGGACATGGGGCACACCCCAGGTGTCGCGCCAGAACTCGGTCTCCATGTCCCCCGCCTCGATAGTATTAGGTTAGCCTAACCTTAATCTTTCGGGCTTTCGGCGGGAGGGTGTTTGCCCGGGGACGCGGCCGGGAGGGAGCGCCGGCGACGCTCACGCGGGGCAGGGACTCCACCCGCCCCCGTGGGGGAGCGCGGCGCGGGAGCCCGTGCGCAGGGAGCCGCGGTGGCCCCGGCTCAGCACGCGGGGCGGTGGCGCAGGGCGACGAGCGCCTGGTCGTCGTGGACCCGGCCCCGGGTGTACTGCGTGACGTCCCGCAGCAGCAGGTCCAGGAGCGCGCCCGGTGAGGGAGCCCCGCCGGTGGAGTGATGCTGACGGCCCCACAGGTGTTCGAGCCGGGAGCCGGGATCGTAGAAGACGCCCTCCCGGTCGCGCGCCTCGGTACAGCCGTCCGTGAGGAGTACCAGCGTCGATCCGGGCGGGAAGTCGAAGACGTCGACGGGGGCGTCCCATCGTCCGAGGCTCATCATGCCCAGCGGGGGAGCCTCCTGCGAGGGGTCGAGGGCCGTTGCGCGGCCGTCCACGCTCAGCAGCACCGGGGCGGGGTGGCCACGGTTCAGGATCCGCACCTGGGCGAGGTCCTGGCTGAACTCGGCGATCAACGCGGTGGTGAAGCCCTCCGACTCCTCCTGCCCGTGGCGGCGCAGACCTTCCCGCAGCAGCGCCTCGTCCAGTGACTGCGCGAGAGAGGCCAGATCACCGGCCTGGTCCGCGGCGAAGCGGAAGGCGCCGATGTCGACGCTGACGGCCGAGACCGCGTCCAGGCCCTTGCCCCGTACGTCCCCGATCATCGCGCGCACGCCGTGCGGCGTCCGCTGGACGACGTAGAGGTCTCCGCCGATGAGCGCCTCCCGGTCGGCGGGTGTGTAGCGGGCGGCGATGTGCAGGGCCCCCAGGTGTTCGGGCGGTGTGGGCAGGACCGCCTTCTGGGCGACGGCCGCGGTGTGGCGCGCGGCGCGGGTGGTGCTGTTCTGGTCGCTCCGCGAGCGGTTCAGCATGACGGCCAGGGCGGTCACGGCGGCGAGCGAGAACTGGTTGGAGAGTCCACGCTGCCAGCCGAGCGTTCCCTCGATGTCGGCCAGCGCGGCATGCACGCCCATGGCCACCACCCCGACCGCGGTGATCGCCCACGGCCCCAGCGTGGTCACCGCGGCGACCGGTGCCACGGCGAGCAGTGACGCCGAGGCCACCGGCGTGAACATGTCCGCCAGGACCGCCACCACGATGACGATGCCCGGGATCGCCGCCCCTGCCCATTGACGTGCTCTGGTTCTCACCTGCCTCACTCTGCCTTCCCCGGTATGGCCCTCGCGGGTAGGCGGCGGGTGTTTCGCGCAGACGGCGAGGGCGCGCGGGTCGCGCATGTGGCGTCGGCGGACCTCGTTCCGGGGGGCGTACGGCACTGCGTCTGGCCGCCGCTCGAAGTCCGCTTCCCATGTGTGCCATCGTCCCGCGCCGTTGAAAGCGGCACGGCCCGTCCGGAGTGCCCCGCCGGCACGGTCGTGGCGGGCCGCCTTGGTGGACACCCTTCGGACCTTCTGACGGGCTCGGGAGGGCGTCGAACGCATGCGTGCCGCCCCGGGACCATGGGACACGGACACGGACACGGACACGGACACGGACACGGACGCGGATACGTGCACGGACACGGATACGGACACGTACACGGCCACGGACACGGATGCGGATGCGGATGGGGTGCGAGGGGCCTGCGTACGGAAAACAGGTGCGCGGCCGAACGCGCCTTCCCTCTCCTCGCAGACCGGGCGGCATTCTCGTGCTCGCCCTAGCTCACCGGCGCGGCGGTATCAGCTTGCGTGCCGTTCCTGGGACGCTGGGCGGTCGCGGCGAGGGCGTGCAGATCCTTGAAGGCCTGGAGGAGCTGCGCGTCCAAGCTCTGTGAGGGGTCGTCGATCCATGCCTGGGCCGCGTGGTGGAAGGCGGCCCAGCCGGTCTGCGCGGCCAGACCGGCCAGCCGGCCGGGGACGCCGCGCTGACGCAGCGCCTCCGCTACGGCTTCGGTGAGCGCCGCGGCCTTGGCCAGGTCGCGCTCCCGGAGCGCCGGCGTCGTGGCGATGATGGCCAGTCGCGGCTCGGAGAACGGGCGGTTGTCCTCAAGGATGTGGGCGGCCTTGCGGAAGGCGCGCAGCAGAACGGCGAGTGGCTGCAGGCCGTCGGGGGCGTGGGCGACCTCCCGCGTCAGCGCGGCGCGCAGGTCCGCTTCGCCGCCGAACAGCACCTCACGCTTGTCCGGGAAATGCCGGAAGAACGTGCGCTCGTTGACACCTGCCCGGGCGGCGATCTCCGCCGTGGTGGTCTGGTCGAACCCGCGCTCCCGGTACAGCTCCAGGGCCGCCTGCTGAAGGCGGCGGCGCGCTTCTGTTCCGCTTCGTGGCACCCCTCGAAGATATCGCACGGGCCAGTGACTGACCTTTCTTAGCGCCAGTTGCTGGCGCTTCTTGACGCCAGTGACTGGCGCTACGTACTGTCGATGGCAGGCCCCGCCCGCCTCTGCGGCCCTGTCAGGACGCACAGGTGACGCGTCGCCGGGCCGCGCCCGTCCCGTCGGGCCGTCCCGCCTCACCCGCACCGGACCCGCAGCGGCCCGGGTGTACCGACCGCAGAGAGAGTGCTTCATGCAGATCTTCGTCACTGGTGGTTCCGGCCAGACCGGGCCCGCCGTTGTCACCGAACTCGTCGCGGCGGGGCACCGGGTCACCGCTCTGGCGCGCTCGGATGCCGCCGCCGCGCGGCTGGAGTCGCTGGGCGCCATCCCGCACCACGGCACCCTGGACGACCACGACAGCCTGCGCCGGGGCGCCGAAGCCGCCGATGGGGTCCTGCACATGGCCTACGGCGGCGACTTCTCCGACCTCGACGACATGATGAGGCGGGACCGGACCGCGATCGAGGCCCTCGGCCGGCCGTTGGAGCACTCGGGCAAGCCCCTCGTCGTCACCTCGGGCACGCTGGTCATGCCCGAGGGCCGGGAGACCGACGAGGAGGACGAGCCCGACGCGGACGGTATCGCCGCCTTCCGTATCGCGGGCGAGCGAGCCTGCCTGGACCTCGCCGGCCGGGGAGTGCGCGCGAGTGTGGTCCGCCTCGCCCCTACCGTCCACGGCCCGAAGGACCACGGCTTCATCCCCATGCTCGTGGCCACCGCGCGAAGGACCGGCGTCTCGGCCTACGTCGGGGACGGTGCCAACCGGTGGCCCGCGGTGCACCGGCTCGACGCCGCGGGCCTCTTCCGCCTGGCATGGGAGAAGGCTCCTGCGGGCAGCGTGCTGCACGGAGTGGCCGAGAGCGGCGTCACCATGAAGAGCATCGCGCGGACGATCGCCCGGGGCCTTGACCTGCCGACGGTCTCACTGACCCCCGATCAGGCCGCGGGGCACTACGTCAGCCCGTTCATGGCCAGGGTCTACGCCTTCGACGCGCCCGTATCCAGCGCCCGCACACGGGAACTGCTCGGCTGGTCGCCCACCCGTCCGACCCTGCTCGATGACCTGGAGCACGGCGATTACCTGGCCACGCCCGCCTCCTGACCTCCCGCTCCGATGCGGACCCCGCGTCGTCGCTGTCCCGGGTGCGCAACGGTGGGGGCGCCGCGTGGGGCGCCGCCACCGGACGGCATCTCGCGCCGACGGCCACCCGCCGCGCGATCTCCGGACCACCCGGCCACCCCCTGCGAACCGCCCGCGTGGCCGCTCCGGGCAGGGTCCGAACGGCGAGCGCCGCGCGCTGCCGGGCCCCCGGCTCCGCGGGCACGGCCCCCTCTTGCTCCTGCCTTGCTCCTGGGTGTCGGGAAGGCGACGGGCCGGGACACGCGTTGTTCATGCGGCATTGACACCCTGTGCGGGCCGTCACCATCATGTGCGCGTCATCCTTGATCGGGCACGCGGCGAAAGGCGTTCAGCGCACACCATCGCGCGGGCCCGGTCGCTGCCTGGGCCGCCCCACCGGACCGTCAGGAGAACCACCCGTGCCGAACGTCGACCGCCGAAGGTTCCTTCAGCTCGCGGGCGGTACCGCCGCCGCGTCCATGCTCACCGGCGGTATCGCGAGGGCGGCCGGGATCCCGGCCGCCGCCGGAACCGGGACGCTGCAGGACGTCGAGCATGTCGTCGTCCTGATGCAGGAGAACCGTTCCTTCGACCACTACTTCGGCGCCCTGCGAGGAGTCCGCGGCTTCGGCGACCCCCGCCCGGCCACTCTCCCCAGCGGCAGCACCGTGTTCCACCAGGCGGACAACTCCGGGCGGGAAACGCTGCCCTTCCGGCCGAACGCCGACAACCTGGGCCTGCAGTTCATCCAGGACCTCGACCACAGCTGGTCCGGCACCCACCAGGCCTGGAACGGCGGCAACTACGACCGCTGGATTCCGGCCAAGACCACCACCACGATGGCGTACCTCACGCGCGAGGACATCCCCTTCCACTACGCCCTCGCCGACGCGTTCACCATCTGCGACGCGTACCACTGCTCGATGCTCAGCTCCACCGACCCCAACCGCTACTACATGTACACCGGCTACGCGGGCAACGACGGCAAGGGCCGCGGCCCGGTGCTGGGCAACGAGGAGGCGGGCTACGGCTGGACCACCTTCCCGGAGATCCTGGAGAAGGCGGGCGTCTCCTGGAAGGTCTACCAGGACACCGGCACCGGTCTGGACGCCGCCGGCGGCTGGGGCTGGACCAGCGACGCCTTCATCGGCAACTACGGCGACAACTCGCTCCTCTACTTCGACCAGTACCGCGACGCCCAGCCCGGCGACCCGCTGTACGACAAGGCCCGCACCGGCACCGACGCCGGCAGCGGCGACGGCTACTTCGACCGGCTCAAGGCCGACGTGGTGGCGGGGAAGCTGCCCCAGGTGTCCTGGATCGCCGCCCCCGAGGCATTCTGCGAGCACCCCAACTGGCCTGCCAACTACGGAGCCTGGTACGTCTCCCAGGTACTGGACGCGCTCACCGCCGACCCCGACGTGTGGAGCCGTACCGCCGTCTTCCTCACCTACGACGAGAACGACGGCTTCTTCGACCACGTGGTGCCGCCGTTCCCGCCGGCCTCCGCCGCCCGCGGCCTGTCCACCGCCGACGTCACCCAGGACCTCTACACCGGCGGCCTGTCCGGGTACGCCGCCGGGCCGTACGGACTCGGGCCGCGCGTGCCGATGCTGGTCCTCTCGCCCTGGAGCACCGGCGGCTGGGTCTGCTCCCAGACCTTCGACCACACCTCCATCGTGCAGTTCATCGAGAAGCGGTTCGGCGTGCACAACCCGAACGTCTCGCCCTGGCGCCGCGCGGTCTGCGGCGATCTCACCACGGCCTTCGACTTCACCCGCAGCGTCTCCGCCGCGCCCGCGCTCCCCGGCACCGGCGGCTACGCACCGCCGGACCACAACAACCCCGGTGACTACGTCCCGACCCCGCCGGCCACCGGCGCCGTGCCCCGGCAGGAGCGCGGCCTGCGCAACGCCCGCGCCCTGCCGTACGACCTGGCCGCCGACACCAAGCCGGTCAGCGGGCGGATGCAGTTCACCTTCGGCAACCCCGGCGCGGCGGGCGCGGCCTTCCTCGTCACCTCAGCGGTGCGCTCGGACGGCCCGTGGCCCTACACGGTCGAGGCGGGCAAAACCCTCACCGACACCTGGGCGCTGCCCGCCGCCTCCTCCCGCTACGACTTCTCGGTCCAGGGCCCGAACGGCTTCCTGCGGCGGATGGCCGGCACGGCGGGCTCGGTCGGCCCCGAGGTGAGCGCCCGGCATGCCGCGTCCACCGGGCAGGTCACCCTGGTGTTCAGTAATCCCGGCACCGGCTCGGTCACCTTCACCGCCACCGACGCCTACGCGCCCACCAAGCACTACACGTACACCGTCAAGGCGGGCGGTTCGCAGAGTGTCCCGGGCTGGGGCGTGGCGGCCGGGAACCACTGGTACGACGTCACGGTGACCTCCAGCGCCGACCCCGCGTACGTCCGGCGCTTCGCCGGGCACGTGGAGACCGGTGCGGCGAGCACCAGCGACCCGGCCACCGCGACCGCCTGACGGGCCGCCGTCCGCGCGCGCCCGCCGCTCCGGCCGGGTTCCCCGTCCGGCCCCCGCGTCCCGGCCTCCCAGCCACGCGCCGACGTCCGGCCTCCGCGTTCCCGGCAGGGAACGCGGAGGCCGCCGGGGTCGGCCGCGCGAGGCCGGCGAGGGAACGGATGGCAGGGGTCGTCTTCTCCGGGTGTGAATCGATTTCATCGGCCGGGGGCGGTTGCCGAGCGCGTCGGGGACGCGTCTTCTCAACAGCCCCCCGGAACAGTCTGGTTCAAAGCCTTGCCTCCGCGTGTTCCCGGGCGATAGAAAGCGGCTCGGTATTGAAACGTTTTATGTTTCGAGGAGGAGAGGTTCCGTGACGCTGCTCCACCATCGAAGAGGCCCCCGGCCCCGCCGGACGGGCCTCGTGGCCCTGATCGCCGCAGCCGTACTGACCGTTCCGGTCGCCGCCGTCGCGGCGCCCGCGTCGTCCCCCGCTCCGGCCGGCGCGAGCAGCGCGGGCGGTACGAGCGGTAAGGGCAAGGCACTCGCTCCGACGAACCCGCGCGTCGACGGGCAGGCGAGCGACGTGCTGGTCGGCGAGTCCCGTCCGACGTTCGCCTGGACTGTGAACGACTCGGGCCGGGCCGAGTCGCAGACCGGGTACGAGATACGGGTGGCCGACGATCACGCCCGCGGGGGCGGTGGGGGAACCACGCTCTGGGACTCCGGCCATGTGAGGTCGTCGAACTCGACCGCCGTCGCCTACCGGGGCCCCGCCCTGGACAGCGACCACACCTACACCTGGTCGGTGCGCACCTGGAACAGGCAGGGCAGCCGCTCCGGCTGGTCGGCTGGCGCGTCCTTCGATACGGGACTGCTCCGGTCGTCCGACTGGTCCGCCTGGTGGCTGCAGGTGGACGACGGCGCCCTCGTACGCGGCGACTTCGACGTGGCGAAGCCGGTGGCACGGGCCCGCCTGTACTTCGGCGCGCAGGGCCTGGCCGAACCCCACCTCAACGGGGCCCGCGTGGAGCCCACCGAGGTCCTCGACTCCAGCGTCACGGACTACGCGTCGCGGGTGCTCTACCGCGATCTCGACGTCACCCGTCAGCTGCGCCACGGCGCCAACACACTGGCCTTCATGGCCGGCAAGGGCCAGTACGGCGGCCGGCCGTCCCTCGTGGCGCAACTCGACGTGACGTACACGGACGGCTCCACCGCGACGTTCGGCACCGGGCCGTCCTGGAAGACCGCCGCCGGGCCGGTGACCGGCGACGACTTCTACAACGGCGAGACCTACGACGCGCGCAGGACCGTGCCCGGCTGGGACACGGCAGGACTCGACGACACCGCCTGGGCGGCCGCGCACGCGGTGGCCCCCGCCTCCCACGCGCTGAGCCTCGCCCAGGGCAAGCCGGTGACCGCACGGGACTCGACCACCAGCAACGGATGGTCGCCGGCCGCGCTGACGGACGGTGTCGACGGCTCCAGCGACGCGTCCGAGGGATACCACTCGGCGATCGAGTCGAGCGCTGACACCACCACGTGGGTCCAGACCGACCTCGGTTCCGATCAGGGCATCCGGCAGATCCGGCTGCTGCCCGCCAGGCCCACCAACGATCCCGCGGGCGATCTGGTCGCCGCGGGATTCCCGGTGCGCTACCGGGTCGAGGTCAGTGACGACCCCGCCTTCGCGTCGGCCACCACCGTCGCCGACCGCACCGACGCGGACCAGCCCGCCCCGGGGACGTCGGCGGTGGTCCTTCCCGCGCACGTCACCGGCAGGTACGTCCGGGTGACGGCCACCGAGCTGCGCTGTGTGGGCGCGAGTTGCACCTTCCGGCTGGCCGAGCTCGGCGTCTACGGGGCGCACCCGGCGACGGGCTACGACGCCATCACCCGGCTGGAGGCCGACACGGCCCCGCCGACCAGGGTCGTCAAGACGCTGGCACCGGTCAAGGAGAGCGCGCCGGCACCCGGCGCGCGCGTCTACGACTTCGGCCAGAACTACACCGGCTGGGTCACCGTGCGCGCCACCCAGCCCTCGGGCACGACCGTGGACATCAAGAAGGGCGAGATCCTCGACGCGGCCGGGCACGTCACGACCTCCAACATCAGCTTCTCCCCGGCCGACGCACCCCGGCAGAGCGACCACTACACGTTCCGCGGCGAGGGAAGCGAGACCTACGCCCCGCACTTCAACTACTCCGGGTTCCGCTACGCCGAGCTGACCGGCCTGCCCGCCGGCGCCGACATCACCGTCACCGCGCAGGTCGAACACACCGACGTGGCGACGGCGGGCAGCTTCAGCACCTCCGACCCGCTGCTCGACAAGATCCAGGGGGCCGTCGCGCAGACCCAGCTCAACGACCTGCAGTCCGTGCCGGTCGACTGCCCGACCCGGGAGAAGCACGGCTGGCTCGGTGACGCCGTCGACTCCGACCAGGAGGCGATGAGCAACTTCGACATGCAGTCCCTCTACAGCCAGTGGCTCGGCGACGTCGACACCAGCCTCAACGCGGACGGCAGCATCCCCTCCGTGGCCCCGGCCAACGGGGGCAACGGCTCCTGGGCCACCGACCCGGCGTGGGGCACGGCGTACCCGCAGATCATCTGGGACACGTACACCGAGTACGGCGACCCGGCGCCCATCACCGCCAACTACGCGCACGTGAAGGCCTGGGTGGACTACCTCGGCACCATCAGCGACGCCGACCACATCATCGTGAACTCGCCCACGTCATGGGGCGACGACTGGCAGGCCACGGTCAGCACACCGCACGACTTCTTCCAGACCGGGTTCTACTACCGCGACGCCCAACTCCTCGCGCGGATGGCCGCCGTGGTCGGCAACACGGCCGACGCGGCCCGCTACAGGACGCTTGCCGGGCAGATCGCGGCGGGCTTCACCTCGCGCTACTTCGACGCGGACACCGGCGTCTACGGGAACGGCTCGCAGCTCTCGTACGCCATGCCGCTCGTGCTCGGCATCGTCCCCGCGGGCCACGAACAGGCCGCCGTCGGGCGGCTGGTCGCGGACATCACCGCGCACGACGACCACCTCACCACCGGGTTCGTCGGCAACACCTTCGTCTTCCAGGCCCTCGGCGCGTACGACCGCGACGACGTCGCCCTCGCGGTCGCCCAGCAGAAGACCTACCCGAGCTTCGGTTACATGGTGGACCAGGGGCCCGGCACCATCTGGGAGAAGTGGACCAACTCATCGGCGGCGGACGGGACATCGTCGAAGGACCACATCGGGCTCGCCGGCTCGATCGGCCAGTGGTTCTACCAGCAGCTCGCCGGCATCCAGCCGGGCACCACGGGAGCCGGCTACCGCAACCTCACGCTCGCGCCCTCCGTCGTCGGCGACCTGACCTCCGCTTCGGGCCGGCAGCGGACCGTACGCGGCACCGTGGTCAGCTCCTGGCAGCGCGACGGGAGCACCCTCACCTACCACGCCGTCGTACCGGTCGGCGCGAGCGCCACGATCAGGCTTCCGCTGCTCGGCGGCAAGCAGTCCCAGGTGCGTGAGGGCGGCCGTA
Encoded proteins:
- a CDS encoding family 78 glycoside hydrolase catalytic domain, translated to MTLLHHRRGPRPRRTGLVALIAAAVLTVPVAAVAAPASSPAPAGASSAGGTSGKGKALAPTNPRVDGQASDVLVGESRPTFAWTVNDSGRAESQTGYEIRVADDHARGGGGGTTLWDSGHVRSSNSTAVAYRGPALDSDHTYTWSVRTWNRQGSRSGWSAGASFDTGLLRSSDWSAWWLQVDDGALVRGDFDVAKPVARARLYFGAQGLAEPHLNGARVEPTEVLDSSVTDYASRVLYRDLDVTRQLRHGANTLAFMAGKGQYGGRPSLVAQLDVTYTDGSTATFGTGPSWKTAAGPVTGDDFYNGETYDARRTVPGWDTAGLDDTAWAAAHAVAPASHALSLAQGKPVTARDSTTSNGWSPAALTDGVDGSSDASEGYHSAIESSADTTTWVQTDLGSDQGIRQIRLLPARPTNDPAGDLVAAGFPVRYRVEVSDDPAFASATTVADRTDADQPAPGTSAVVLPAHVTGRYVRVTATELRCVGASCTFRLAELGVYGAHPATGYDAITRLEADTAPPTRVVKTLAPVKESAPAPGARVYDFGQNYTGWVTVRATQPSGTTVDIKKGEILDAAGHVTTSNISFSPADAPRQSDHYTFRGEGSETYAPHFNYSGFRYAELTGLPAGADITVTAQVEHTDVATAGSFSTSDPLLDKIQGAVAQTQLNDLQSVPVDCPTREKHGWLGDAVDSDQEAMSNFDMQSLYSQWLGDVDTSLNADGSIPSVAPANGGNGSWATDPAWGTAYPQIIWDTYTEYGDPAPITANYAHVKAWVDYLGTISDADHIIVNSPTSWGDDWQATVSTPHDFFQTGFYYRDAQLLARMAAVVGNTADAARYRTLAGQIAAGFTSRYFDADTGVYGNGSQLSYAMPLVLGIVPAGHEQAAVGRLVADITAHDDHLTTGFVGNTFVFQALGAYDRDDVALAVAQQKTYPSFGYMVDQGPGTIWEKWTNSSAADGTSSKDHIGLAGSIGQWFYQQLAGIQPGTTGAGYRNLTLAPSVVGDLTSASGRQRTVRGTVVSSWQRDGSTLTYHAVVPVGASATIRLPLLGGKQSQVREGGRTIYAAGRGAQSDPGLTTGRATDSTLTLTAGSGDYTFTVLAPRAPFTRLALTATSAAPITPGTSGDVTAVVQEHSTGKGSAVISAKAPAGWSVTATPATVALTPAVSDTRTTLRVDVPAGTDSGVYPVTVDVRAPDGTTASTTVQVPVFGTWAAGTKATASSEHAPNEVDGATRTYVAANVLDQDNGTFWNDDDQNTFPDTLTVTAPSPATLRGVGFTSFPDGVPTDFTVQAWDGTGWVTEARVSGNADVSRWVPFASPVTTAQVRVVVTATQDGFTRIAELTP